GTGCAGCGCGTCGCGGCCCCACCGCGCGGCGAGTCCGTCGAAGTCGGGCAGGTCGTCGACGAGGCCGGTGGTGATCAGCAGCCGTGCCGTGGTGATGGTGGTGGTGTCGTCGAGGGTGACCTGAATGGTCCCGTCGGCGCTGCGGGTGGTGCTGGTGGCGGTGGCGTCGGTGAATTCGGCGCCGTAGCCGGTGGCTTCGGCGCGGCCGTCGGCGACGAGTTCGCGGGGCGGGGTGCCTTCGCGTCCGAGGTAGTTGTGGACGTGCCCGGCGGGGGCGTTGCGGGGTGCGCCGGAGTCGATGACGAGCACTCGGCGGCGTGCTCGCGCGAGGGTGAGGGCCGCGCCGGTGCCGGCGGCGCCACCTCCGATGATCACCGCGTCGTAGCGGCCGGGGCTGGTTGTCTGCTCGCTCATGTGTGGTTCCTCCTCTGTCGCCGAATACTCCGCGCACCACAACACAGTGACAAGTTTTCTTGCCGGAACGGCAAGTTCTGGGTCGTCGCGGCGGGCGGGTCAGGAGGCGGTGAGGGCGGGCACGAACGTGGTCTCGACGAAGGTCTCCAGAGACGTGGGGGTGGTGGTGTCCGGGTTGCGCGGCTGGATCGTGCGCAGGTGACCGGTGTTCACGGCGTGCGGGACCTCCGCCATCATCGCGGCGACACCGGCCGCCACGCCCGCTTCCCGCAGGCGGTCGTGGAACGCCTCCACGGTGCAGCGTTCGTAGGTGACGGGTTGCTCGATGGCCGTCGCGATCACCGATGCGACCTCGTTCATGGTGACGTCTCGTGGGCCGTGCAGTTCCCGGATCCGGGTGCCGCTTCGCGGCCGGGTCAGTTCCTCGGCCGCGGCGATGCCGACATCGGAGGTGGTGATCAGCGGCAACGGCGCGTCGGGATCGAACGGCGCGACGATCCGGCGGTCGGTGCGCACGGAATCGAGGTGGTCGAGGAGGTTCTCCATGTAGTACCCGGCGCGCAGCCACGTGACGTCCACTCCGGCCACGGCCGAGAGCCGGTTCTCGAAGCGGTGCAGGCCCGCGACGGGGCCGGTTCCGGCGGGATGCTGCGCGCCCCAGCTGCTCAGCGCCACGACGCGGGGCACTCCGGATCGTGCGACGGCGTCGGTGAGCGCGGCCGCCGCCCGGTCCTGGAAGGCGGCGAAGTCGGGGTGGTCGGGAATGTAGTTGGGTTGGATGACCAAGTAGGCGGCATCGGCGCCGCGAAGGGCGGTGGTCATCGCGGCCGGGTCGCCTTGGTCGGCCTGGTGGACCTGGGCGCCGCGTTCAGCGAGGGGCGCGAGCCTGCGCGAATCGCGGCCGACCGCGCGCACGGGGTGGCCGTGGTCGAGCAGGTGCGATGCGGCGGCGCGGCTCGTGCGGCCGGTGGCGCCGGTGATGACGTGCATGGTTCGTCCTGTGTCCGTGGTGGTGTCCGGTTGCGGTGATCTCCGTCGTCAGCGGTGGTCTGCGGTGCGAGGGGTGGGTTCGGTGAGGGTGGCCAGCGATCCGAGTCGCAGCAGCGCGGCGTCGGTGGCGGCGTCGGCGGGGTGGTAGGCCCAGATCCGGTGGCCGTCGCTGTCGGGTAGTTCCAGCACGTGCTGGTCGAACACCAGCGTTCCGGCCAGCGGATGCCGGAACCGCTTGCGGTCGAGGGCCTTCTCGTACACGTCGTGGTCCGCCCAGGCGGTGCTGAAGACGTCGCTGGCCACTGCGAGCTCGCCGACCAGGCGCGTCGATCGGCCCGAGTTCGCCTCGGAGGGGGCGCCGGCTCGCAACGTCGCCACCAAGCAGCGGGCCAGATCGGGCCAGTCGACGAAGAACTCCGTCGCACCCGGTGACAGGAACACCATCCGCGCGTAGTTGTCCCGATGCTCCAGCCCTTCGTGGAGCACGTCGCCCAGCGCGTTGGCGGCGATCACGTCGAGCCGGCGGTCCACCAGGATCGCGGGGACGGTCAGCGCGGCGAGCAACGGCCGCACCGCCGCCAACCTGTCCGGATCGGCACCGTTGTCCGCGTCGGTGCCGTCGTCCGCGGCGAGTTCGCGCAGGTATCGGGACGCGGCGCGGTCGAGCAGCAGGGCCGTCGACAGCCCGTCCAGGACGGCGCGCGACGGGTGCCGCTCGCGGCCCTGCTCCAGGCGCACGTAGTAGTCCGTGCTGATCGCGGCCAGCATCGCGACCTCGTCCCGCCGCAGCCCCGCCACTTGCCGAGGCCCGCCGGGCACCAGGTCCTGCTGGTGCGGGTGCACTTGCCGTCGCCGCGCCCGCAGGAACCCGCCCAGCGGGCCTTCCAGCGCTTTCGTCTCCTGTGAGCCCATGAATCCACCGTAGGGCGCTGTTCGGACTCCGGAGTAGGAGCGGCGCACCCACGCGCGGCAGGGGTCGCGGGCGGGTTGTGAGGTGATCGGAACCGGTGGCGCCGCCGTCGCGTCGTAGTGGCGTAGCGAGCAGGACATCCGTCATGGGGAGACGTCATGAGGTCCGCAGTCCGCACCACCGTGTCCACCGTCATCGGCAGCGCTCTCGCACTCAGCGGCACCGCCCTCGTCCCGGCGTGGGCCGCCGCCGCGCCCGCCGCGATCACCTGCGACAGCAGCGGAGGCGGTGATTCCGGGTTCTACGACGGGGATTCCGCGGGCAAGGTCTACAACGGCAAGTTCAGCCGAGGCCCCGACATTCCCGGCCTCGGCTCGTACGTGCCGCAAGGGCTCACCACTTGGAACGACTGGGACAGCGACAAAGACCTGTTGTTGATCACCGAGTACGGCCCGGACGGGAAGCACGCGCGGATCTACGGTGTTGATCCCGCCACCGGTGAGCGGGTCGGTGCGGTGAACATCGCCGAATCGCACGTGGGCGGGATCGCGGTGGCGCGGGGCTGGGTGTTCGTGTCGGGGCGTCAGACCGGCGACGGCGGGCACACCATCCGCAAGTACAAGGCCGCCGAGGTCGCGCGGGCGATGAAGGCCGATGACGGGAAGGTCCTCGCCCAGACCGGCGAGGCCCGCGAGGTCTACGGCGCGTCGTTCCTCGCCGCCGACGGCAACACCCTGTATTCCGGGAAGTTCAACGACTCCGGTCGCGACAGCATGTACGCCTACGCGGTGGCCGCCGACGGGACGCTCACGACCGGTGCGAAGTACGAGGTGCCGACCAAGACGCAGGGGCTGTCGGTCGCGGGCGGGCACTTCTTCTACAGCACCTCCTACGGGCGCGACAAGCGCAGCAACGTCTACGTCGTCGACGAGGGCGCCACCGACATCGACAAGGCGTCGACGAAGTGCTTCCGGGCGCCGAGCCTCGCCGAAGGCATCACCGACCACGACGGCACCACGTACCTGCTGTTCGAGTCCGGTGCCGACGAGTACGCCGACACCGCGTGCAGCGGCGGCGCCCCCGACCCGTGCACCCGCAACGTCATCGCGAACCTGCACACGGCGAAGACCTCGGCGCTGCCGGAGTTCTGAGCCGCCGGCGGGGTGATCACAGGACGTGGATGAGCTTGCCGCCGGGCCTGCGGGATCGGCTGAGTTCGGCCGCTTGCTGGATCTGGTCGAGCGCGTAGGTGCGGGCGACGGGGACGACCAGGATGCCGTCACCGGCGAGCCGGGCGAACTCGTCCATCCGGTCGTAGCGGATGTCGGTGGTGATCCGGACGCCCAGTTCGGCTGCGGCGGCGAAGTCCGAGACGGTGAGGACGCGGTCGGGGTCGCCGGTCAGTTCGATCAGGGTCGGTAGTGAGCCGCCTGCGGGGCTGGGCTGGTCGGCGCGGTCGATCCGGCCCCCGGTGGGCGCGGTGTCCAGGGCGCGGTCCACGGGTCCTGGGGTCAGTGCGCTGACGCGTTCGGCCATGCCCTCGCCGTAGGCGGTGACCTGGGCGCCGATCTCTTCCAGGGCGGCGGCCCGGGTCGGTCCGGCGGTGGCGATCACCCGGACTCCCCGGTGCAGCGCGAAGCGCACCGCCGCCTCGCCCACGGTGGTACCCGCGCCGTGGACGAGCAGCAGCTCGCCCGGTTGGACGCCGAGGTCGTCGAGCGCGCGCCACGCCGTTTCGGCCGCCATCGGCAGCGCGGCGGCCTGCTCGGCGGTGACGTTCTCGGGGATGCGTGCCCAGGCCGGCATCAGCGCGTACTCGGCGGCGCCGGCCGTCGGGCCGTCGAAGGTGGCCGGGCCGAACACGCGGTCGCCGATCCGGACGCCGGTGACGTCGTCGCCGAGCGCCTCGACGGTGCCCGCGACCTCGAGGCCGAGTCCGCGCGGCAGCGGCGGCAGATGGTCGGCGAGGAGACCGTCGACGACGTGCCAGTCGGCCGGTGTCAGCCCGCACGCCCGCACGGCGATCCGGATCTGGCCGGGTCCGGGCTCCGGCTGCGGGACGTCGCGGAGCACGATCACGTCCGGGGAACCGAAACGGTCGAACTGCAGAGCCTTCACGACGCTCTCCTCTGATGACAGCCTCTGTTGTCATCGACCGTAGCAGCTGACGACAGCTTCTGTTGTCGTACTCTGGTGGGCATGCCGCGATGGGAATCCGACGCACAGGGCCGGCTCGAACGCGCGGCGCTGGAGCTGTTCGAGACGCAGGGGTTCGACCGCACCTCGGTCGCGCAGATCGCAGGCGCCGCCGGGCTGAAGGAGCGTTCCTTCTACCGCTACTTCCCCGACAAGCGGGAAGTTCTCTTCGCCGGTGACGAACTCGAGGCTCACCTCGTCGCCCAGGTCGAGGCGGCCGACCCGGGGCTCACTGCGATCGAGGCGCTGCTGACCGCGCTGGGAACCGCCGAGGGGATCTTCCGGCCGCGCGAGTTCCTGCTGCGCCGGGGAAGGGTGATCGCCGCCAATCCGGCGCTGGCCGAGCGCGATCTGATCAAGCTCGCCGACATCGCCGACGCGCTGGCACCGGCGCTCGAGCGCCGCGGCGTCGAACCCGGTAGAGCACGCTTCATCATCGACGTGGCGCTGGCGATCCACCGGCGTGCCCTGCCGCGCTGGCTGGCCGAGCCGGACACCACCCTCGCTCAGCTCATGGACGAGGCGGCCGCCGAGCTGCGCGAAGCGGTCGCACAGCCGGTTCCGCCAGGCCGCTGAGTCGGCTTTTGCCTGCGGGGCTGGTTCTTCGCGCCCGGGTGATGTTTCAGGCGGCCGGCACCTAGGCGAATGTGATCATGACCGCGGGCCGGGTGGTGCGCCGTTCCAGTACGGGGGCGGGCACGGCCTTGCAACGACGGCAGGGGCCCTACCGGAATCCCCGGTAAGGCCCCTGCCGTGTGCGACTGCTCAGACGAGGCCGAGGCCGCGCACCGCGTCGCGCTCTTCGACGAGCTCGTTGACGGAAGCGTCGATGCGCTGCCGGGAGAACTCGTCGATGTCGAGGCCCTGGACGATCTCGAAGCGGCCGTCCTTGGCGGTGACCGGGAACGAGGAGATGATGCCCTCGGGCACGCCGTAGGAGCCGTCGGAGACGACACCGGCGGAGGTCCAGTCCCCTTCGGGGGTGCCGTTGACCCAGGTGTGGACGTGGTCGATGGCGGCGTTGGCGGCCGAGGCCGCCGACGAGGCGCCGCGGGCCTCGATGATCGCCGCGCCGCGCTTGGCGACGGTGGGGATGAACTCGTCGGCCAGCCAGGACCGCTCGACCTGCTCGGCGGCGATCTTGCCGTCGACCTCGGCGTGGAAGAGGTCGGGGTACTGGGTGGCGGAGTGGTTGCCCCAGATCGTGAGCTTCTTGATCTCGGTGACCGTGGTGCCCAGCTTCTGCGCCAGCTGCGTCAGCGCCCGGTTGTGGTCCAGGCGGGTCATCGCGGTGAACCGCTCCGCGGGAACGTCGGGGGCGTGGGACTGGGCGATCAGCGCGTTGGTGTTCGCCGGGTTCCCGACGACCAGCACCTTCACGTCGTCGGCCGCACCGGCGTTGATCGCTTCGCCCTGGGGCTTGAAGATGCCGCCGTTGGCCTCGAGCAGGTCGCCGCGCTCCATGCCCTTCGTGCGCGGCCGCGCACCGACCAGCAGCGCCACGTTGGTGCCGTCGAACGCGGCGCGCGCGTCGTCGAACACGTCAACACTGCTCAGCAGGGGGAACGCGCAGTCGTCGAGCTCCATCGCGGTGCCCTGCGCGGCCTTGACGGCCTGCGGGATCTCCAGCAAGCGGAGCTTGATCGGGGTGTCGGCCCCGATGAGCTGTCCGGAAGCGATCCGGAACAGCAGCGCGTAGCCGATCTGGCCAGCGCCACCGGTGACGGTGACGGTGACGGGCGCTTTGGTCATAGGAGTGTCTTTCCTGCTCGCCGGACGGTTACCGACCGCGATGCTATCCCGCAGCGGCGCGCCCGCACGCGCGCCCGCAACGGATCACAACGCGTGCGAGCCCGAACCGATTCAGCCCACCGGGTGAATGCGGCTCAGGTGAGCACGAAGTCGCTGGGGCGCGTCGCCGGGACCTGCAGGAGGGCGTCGAACGCGGCGGACACGGGTGTCGCCACGAACGTCTCGGCGTGGCGGATCAGGTTCGGGCCGCCGGTGGTCGCGCGCAGGTCGACTCCGATGGGTGCGGTGTCGGCGAGCGCCGCTTCGATGCTGCCGTCGGCGGCCGGGGGCAGTGGCGCTTCGTGCAGGCGCATGCCGCCGGGGGCGTCGGCGTCGATGGTCATGCCGGTGGTGGTGCCCGCGGTGCCGGTGATCGCGATCGGCCGGTAGTGCTCGCCGAGTTCGGCGGCCAGGTGCGCGCCCATCGGCACCAGGGGGTGGGTCATGCCGTCGAAGGTGACGGGGGTGCGTTGGATGTGGCCGTTGTGGGCGAGCACGACGATCCGCGCGCGGGGGCCGTGGTGGGTCTGCAGCCACCGCACCGTGTCGGCCATGTGCGCGTCGCGGGAGGCGAGTCGTCCGTGGCCGGCGGCGACGGCGAGCAGTTCGCGCATGAACGCGTCGAGCCGCCAGGCGCCGCGCACGGCGTGGGCGGCCACCGCGTACCGGTAGCGGGCGGCGGCGGGCACGATCGGGGCGAGGTCGTCGATTCGGGTGAGCAGTTCGGTGACGGCGGCGGTGGCCGCGTCGCGTTCGGGGCGTTCGAGGACGGCGTAGCGGCCCATGGCCAGGCCGCTGTGCACGGCGGTGTAACGCGCCGTGGTTCGGCGCGCGTCGTCGAGCAGCGGCAGTGCGTCCGGGTCGAGTTCCCGCAGGGCGTCTTCGGCCAGTGCCCAGGCATGGTCGGCGTTGCCCGCGGATCCGGGGACGTCGAGCCCGGCGAAGGTGACGTCGCCGCGGGAACGCAGCCAGCTCAGCAGGTCTTGGACTTCGCGGGCCTCGCCGAAGCGGTAGCCGAGGCCGCGGGTGGCGACGTCGGCGACGGCGCCGGGCCCGCCGTGCACCCACGTGTCGAGTGCGCGGGCGTCGGCGAATCCGGATTCGATCGCGACCACGTCGAATCCGGCGCGTTCCACCAGCAGCCGGGCCACGCGGTGGCGCAGCAGGCCGAACTCGCGCACGTCGTGGTTGCTCTCGCCGACGGCGACGACGCGCGCGTCGCCGACGATGTCCAGCAGCGGTGCGAGGTCGTCGAGCGGCGCCGCCGGATCCAGCGACTCCCACGCGAACCGATCACCCGTCGAACTCATCCCCACCAGCTTCCCGCCACCGCGCACGGCGACCTGACCACGAACACCCCTGGACCAGCCCGTTCAAACCTTGCTCACCCGCATGCGATTTCGCGAGGAATTGCAGCGCCCGCACCGCCGTGCCGCGTCACATCAGTGCAGGTGAACTGGCGCGCGGGTTGAGGGCGGGCGGGGGCGCGTTCGATTCCTCGCGAAATCGCGGAGACCTCCGCAGGCGGTGCGGGCCGGCTTTCCGGCAGGGACCGGGGCGGAGGGTGGAGATCGGTTCAGGTCGTCATGGGGTGGTACTCAAGCGTGCCGGGCGGCGCGGGTGCAACTCATTTGTCGCGGCCCGCCAGGTAGGCGGCGCCGCGTTCGGAGAGCCAGTAGGCCTGTCCGTCGCGCACCAGCAGGTCCAGTTCCGCCAGCGACCACGCCTGCGATTTCAACCGGGACACCGGGCGGTCGAGCTCCGCGGCCAGTTCGGCGGCCCGCACGCCGGGGCGGTCGCGCACCGATTCGAGGAACCACCGGGTCCACGGGCCGCGCGCCGAGGACACGTCCCAGCCGGCCAGTCGCCGGTCGATCGCCATCCGCTCGCGCGGACCCAACATCACCACACCACCACGCTAACGAGTGCGCGCACGGCGGGTTACGCGGCGGGGTGGTGGAACTTCGACGCCCGGTGCCGGTCGCTGGTCAGCGTCCGAGCCGTCGAGGGGACAGCGATCGGCAACGCTGCTCATCTGGAACGACAAGATCAAAGACGAGTTCCGCGGTCGCACCCGTGCTCGCCGCTGCCGGGCCGTGGTCTCCGGTTCGGTGGGGGCCGGTTGCTTCGGGAACTGATCACGACATGCCACCAGCACGGCAACGACCCAGCGCACCGAATACCCCACCCCGCCGAAACCCGACACAATCGGCGCATGCTGCAGGCCTGCCTCAACGGCGCCCGATCTCCGCGCGAGCACCACCACCTGCCCGTGCACCCCGAACAGCTCGCCGCCGCGGCGGCGTCCTGCGTCGCGGCCGGGGCCACCGAGCTGCACCTGCACCCGAAGCATCCCGACGGCACCGACAGCGTCGATCCGCACGTGCTGGCCGCGGCCTTGCTCGCGGTGCGCGCGGCCGCGCCGGGCGTGGCCGTAGGGGTCACCACCGGCGCGTGGACGGCCCCGGATCCCCGCGATCGGGTCGCGGCGATCCGCGGGTGGACGGTGCTGCCCGACCGCGCTTCGGTGAACTGGCACGAGCCGGGCGCCGACGACATCGCCCGCGCACTGCTGGAACGCGGTATCGCGGTGGAGGCGGGTCTGCGTTCGGGCACCGACGGTCCCGCGCACTTCCGGGACTCCCCGGCGCGCGGGGAGGTGCTGCGGATCCTCGCCGAGGTCACCGACCCCACCGCGCGCGGCGCCGCGACCTCCGCGCGGGCGCACCTCGACCAGATCGGCCCCACCAGCACACCGGTGCTGCTCCACGGCGAAGCCGCCGGAGCGTGGCCGGTGCTGGCGTTGGCCGTGCGGGAGGGCCACGAAGTGCGCATCGGCCTGCAGGACACGCTGCAGCTGCCCGACGGTGACATCACCCCGGACAACGCGGCACTGGTCACGGCGG
This window of the Saccharopolyspora gloriosae genome carries:
- a CDS encoding NmrA family NAD(P)-binding protein; translation: MHVITGATGRTSRAAASHLLDHGHPVRAVGRDSRRLAPLAERGAQVHQADQGDPAAMTTALRGADAAYLVIQPNYIPDHPDFAAFQDRAAAALTDAVARSGVPRVVALSSWGAQHPAGTGPVAGLHRFENRLSAVAGVDVTWLRAGYYMENLLDHLDSVRTDRRIVAPFDPDAPLPLITTSDVGIAAAEELTRPRSGTRIRELHGPRDVTMNEVASVIATAIEQPVTYERCTVEAFHDRLREAGVAAGVAAMMAEVPHAVNTGHLRTIQPRNPDTTTPTSLETFVETTFVPALTAS
- a CDS encoding helix-turn-helix domain-containing protein; amino-acid sequence: MGSQETKALEGPLGGFLRARRRQVHPHQQDLVPGGPRQVAGLRRDEVAMLAAISTDYYVRLEQGRERHPSRAVLDGLSTALLLDRAASRYLRELAADDGTDADNGADPDRLAAVRPLLAALTVPAILVDRRLDVIAANALGDVLHEGLEHRDNYARMVFLSPGATEFFVDWPDLARCLVATLRAGAPSEANSGRSTRLVGELAVASDVFSTAWADHDVYEKALDRKRFRHPLAGTLVFDQHVLELPDSDGHRIWAYHPADAATDAALLRLGSLATLTEPTPRTADHR
- a CDS encoding alcohol dehydrogenase catalytic domain-containing protein, which produces MKALQFDRFGSPDVIVLRDVPQPEPGPGQIRIAVRACGLTPADWHVVDGLLADHLPPLPRGLGLEVAGTVEALGDDVTGVRIGDRVFGPATFDGPTAGAAEYALMPAWARIPENVTAEQAAALPMAAETAWRALDDLGVQPGELLLVHGAGTTVGEAAVRFALHRGVRVIATAGPTRAAALEEIGAQVTAYGEGMAERVSALTPGPVDRALDTAPTGGRIDRADQPSPAGGSLPTLIELTGDPDRVLTVSDFAAAAELGVRITTDIRYDRMDEFARLAGDGILVVPVARTYALDQIQQAAELSRSRRPGGKLIHVL
- a CDS encoding TetR family transcriptional regulator gives rise to the protein MPRWESDAQGRLERAALELFETQGFDRTSVAQIAGAAGLKERSFYRYFPDKREVLFAGDELEAHLVAQVEAADPGLTAIEALLTALGTAEGIFRPREFLLRRGRVIAANPALAERDLIKLADIADALAPALERRGVEPGRARFIIDVALAIHRRALPRWLAEPDTTLAQLMDEAAAELREAVAQPVPPGR
- a CDS encoding malate dehydrogenase; this encodes MTKAPVTVTVTGGAGQIGYALLFRIASGQLIGADTPIKLRLLEIPQAVKAAQGTAMELDDCAFPLLSSVDVFDDARAAFDGTNVALLVGARPRTKGMERGDLLEANGGIFKPQGEAINAGAADDVKVLVVGNPANTNALIAQSHAPDVPAERFTAMTRLDHNRALTQLAQKLGTTVTEIKKLTIWGNHSATQYPDLFHAEVDGKIAAEQVERSWLADEFIPTVAKRGAAIIEARGASSAASAANAAIDHVHTWVNGTPEGDWTSAGVVSDGSYGVPEGIISSFPVTAKDGRFEIVQGLDIDEFSRQRIDASVNELVEERDAVRGLGLV
- a CDS encoding erythromycin esterase family protein; its protein translation is MSSTGDRFAWESLDPAAPLDDLAPLLDIVGDARVVAVGESNHDVREFGLLRHRVARLLVERAGFDVVAIESGFADARALDTWVHGGPGAVADVATRGLGYRFGEAREVQDLLSWLRSRGDVTFAGLDVPGSAGNADHAWALAEDALRELDPDALPLLDDARRTTARYTAVHSGLAMGRYAVLERPERDAATAAVTELLTRIDDLAPIVPAAARYRYAVAAHAVRGAWRLDAFMRELLAVAAGHGRLASRDAHMADTVRWLQTHHGPRARIVVLAHNGHIQRTPVTFDGMTHPLVPMGAHLAAELGEHYRPIAITGTAGTTTGMTIDADAPGGMRLHEAPLPPAADGSIEAALADTAPIGVDLRATTGGPNLIRHAETFVATPVSAAFDALLQVPATRPSDFVLT
- a CDS encoding 3-keto-5-aminohexanoate cleavage protein, encoding MLQACLNGARSPREHHHLPVHPEQLAAAAASCVAAGATELHLHPKHPDGTDSVDPHVLAAALLAVRAAAPGVAVGVTTGAWTAPDPRDRVAAIRGWTVLPDRASVNWHEPGADDIARALLERGIAVEAGLRSGTDGPAHFRDSPARGEVLRILAEVTDPTARGAATSARAHLDQIGPTSTPVLLHGEAAGAWPVLALAVREGHEVRIGLQDTLQLPDGDITPDNAALVTAALALIAQR